From Neodiprion pinetum isolate iyNeoPine1 chromosome 7, iyNeoPine1.2, whole genome shotgun sequence, a single genomic window includes:
- the LOC124223676 gene encoding uncharacterized protein codes for MDADTWIDVCAVSHLAAHDSWRQSGQPFLSSHDLIYFWLKYNHPKSERRLIKCLSWKEADFAAATELVAARLHESDEDQDNSLQSVDSRLSKLNNLFKDVVDQCVPVREFIPERSSDPWITWELREVRRQRDRYYRRFKRNGHRLAWEEYVSLRREAQSLWRKNQASYLQTVSNRAGNTKQFWSEMNRLGLTVKARKSRDVLRFGIEELNDYYATVVDGRKHPSLDEVVAGLSRQRAGVLFDFARVRASNIIECVSVGTSRAEGIDGLSTHILKTFKDLFGPLIADLVNLSSNSGYYPTLWRSSLITPIPKTRGPQSVVEMLPISILCAMSKVCERVVLDQVVCFLNDYNVLDSRQTGFRQGMGTQTAVVKVVDDVRFGIDKQLVTLAVFLDLTKAFDFVDHLLLLSKLYELGFSLKVIRWMYCYLAERKHAVRDSDKVSTWRKYVTGVPRGSVLGLLVFSLFINELPKCLRLCSHLSFADDRVVHLTCKVSGRSSAIEKMNED; via the coding sequence ATGGATGCAGATACTTGGATTGACGTCTGTGCTGTCAGTCATCTGGCAGCTCATGACTCGTGGCGGCAGTCAGGTCAGCCTTTCCTGTCATCTCATGATCTGATTTACTTTTGGCTCAAGTATAATCATCCCAAATCTGAAAGGCGGTTGATAAAGTGTTTATCGTGGAAGGAAGCGGATTTTGCTGCAGCAACTGAGTTGGTTGCTGCAAGGTTGCATGAATCCGACGAGGATCAAGACAATTCGCTACAATCTGTTGACTCGCGACTAAGCAAGCTGAATAACTTGTTTAAGGACGTTGTAGATCAGTGTGTCCCCGTTCGTGAATTTATTCCTGAGCGAAGCTCAGATCCGTGGATTACGTGGGAGCTGCGTGAGGTCCGCAGACAGCGTGATAGGTACTATCGTCGGTTCAAAAGGAATGGTCATCGCCTTGCTTGGGAAGAATATGTTTCATTGCGTCGTGAAGCCCAGTCTCTTTGGAGAAAAAACCAAGCGAGTTACTTGCAAACAGTTTCCAATCGTGCGGGAAACACGAAGCAATTTTGGAGTGAAATGAACAGGCTCGGACTAACAGTGAAAGCTAGAAAATCGCGAGATGTGTTACGGTTTGGCATTGAAGAACTAAATGACTATTATGCTACTGTAGTTGATGGTAGGAAACATCCATCGCTTGACGAAGTAGTGGCTGGTTTGTCGAGACAAAGAGCAGGTGTGCTGTTTGACTTTGCTCGTGTTCGTGCTAGTAACATTATCGAGTGTGTCTCGGTTGGTACTTCGCGTGCAGAGGGAATTGATGGTCTCTCAACTCATATCCTGAAGACCTTTAAAGATTTGTTCGGGCCATTAATTGCTGATTTAGTGAATTTATCTTCAAACAGCGGGTACTATCCGACGCTATGGCGTTCGTCGCTTATCACACCGATACCTAAAACTCGTGGTCCGCAGTCTGTCGTAGAAATGCTTCCGATCTCAATACTTTGTGCAATGTCTAAGGTGTGTGAGCGTGTTGTGCTGGATCAAGTTGTTTGCTTTTTGAACGATTACAATGTCCTAGATTCGCGTCAAACCGGTTTCCGGCAAGGCATGGGTACGCAGACTGCTGTAGTTAAGGTTGTGGATGATGTGCGGTTTGGGATTGATAAACAGTTAGTCACTCTGGCGGTGTTTCTTGATCTAACCAAGGCATTTGATTTTGTTGATCATCTGCTTCTGTTGAGCAAACTCTATGAGCTTGGCTTCTCGCTTAAAGTCATTCGTTGGATGTATTGTTACTTGGCGGAAAGGAAGCATGCAGTGAGAGACAGTGATAAGGTGTCTACGTGGCGGAAGTATGTAACTGGTGTGCCTCGAGGTAGTGTCCTTGGCCTGTTGGTGTTCTCACTCTTTATCAATGAGCTTCCAAAGTGCTTGCGACTTTGCAGTCATCTTTCCTTTGCTGATGATCGTGTTGTTCATCTTACTTGCAAAGTTTCTGGACGAAGTAGTGCTATTGAGAAAATGAATGAGGACTGA